The DNA region CAATGTGATCCTGTGGATGACACTGATCCAGGCAGTGCTGTCGTGGGTCAACCCGCTGGCGCCGGTCATGCCCGTGCTGCATACCCTGACTGCGCCCTTGCTCGATCCCATCCGCCGCATACTGCCCAATCTGGGCGGCCTGGACTTGTCGCCGCTGGTGCTGCTGGTTATTGCGCAGCTGGCCATGATGTTCCTGCAACACTTCTCGTACTCGATGTTCGGCATGTAGAACGCGCCCAAAAAAAATACGCTGCCGAGGCAGCGTATTTTTTGCGTTGCAATTTGGCTTACATGGGCACGACTCGCGTTGGTCCGTTACCGCTGATGAGGCGTACACGCTGACCTGCGCTGACTGCGACATCAGCCGCTTGCGCGATGACGCGGGTTTCGCCGTTGTCCAGACGCACGGTGATTTCCAGGCCCTGTGTTTTGCCAACCTGATTTTCGACCGCGTTACCCGCAACGGCGCCCAGTATGCCGCCGCCGATCGTGGCCAGGACATTGCCCCGCCCGCCACCGATGGAGCTACCGGCAACACCGCCCAGGGCGCCGCCAGCCAATACGCCGGCTCCGCTGGTTTTGTCTTTTTGGATAGTGACCGAGCGTACGGCTTCGACCGTGCCCAGGCGAACGACCTGCTCGCGCTGTGCCTGCCCATAGCTGTACACCGACGATGATGCGTTGTCGTTTGCGCAACCGGCCAGTACGGCCATGGCGCTGACCACAACCGCCATCGCCAGGATTCTCGGGGAACGTCCGCCCGGACGCTGCATAGTAGATGAATTCATGTGGGACTCCTTGAGGGATAAAGCTTGCCGCTGTGTTAGCAAGCCGCTTGCCGGTTCGGGTTCAAGCTAATAAATCGACACCATAGTGATGATTCAGGGCGAGACCGATTTCGGCACGGGTCGGGCGATGGTTTTGCGGACCCCGTGATGCAATTTTAAAGCTACCCATCACGTTCGCCAAGCGACATGCATCGGCCAAACCCCAATTTTGTGTCAAGCCGTACAACAGGCCCGCCCGGTGGGCGTCGCCGCAACCCGTTGGGTCAACCACTTCGGTTGCCGCGACGGGTGGGATATGGGTTTGCGAGCCCTCGGTGTAAAGGATGGCGCCTGCGGCGCCCTGCGTGACTACGATCGCCCGCATGCCCTGTGCGATGTCGGCCATCTTGCGTCCGGTACGCTGCTCGACCACGCTGGCTTCATAGTCGTTGGCGGTAAAAATCTGCGCCAGTTGCAGCATCTCGTTGATGTCATCGCCCGAGAACAGTGGCATGGCCTGCCCCAGGTCAAAGACAAAGGGGATGCCTT from Pollutimonas thiosulfatoxidans includes:
- a CDS encoding outer membrane lipoprotein; amino-acid sequence: MNSSTMQRPGGRSPRILAMAVVVSAMAVLAGCANDNASSSVYSYGQAQREQVVRLGTVEAVRSVTIQKDKTSGAGVLAGGALGGVAGSSIGGGRGNVLATIGGGILGAVAGNAVENQVGKTQGLEITVRLDNGETRVIAQAADVAVSAGQRVRLISGNGPTRVVPM